One window of Triticum dicoccoides isolate Atlit2015 ecotype Zavitan chromosome 5A, WEW_v2.0, whole genome shotgun sequence genomic DNA carries:
- the LOC119298829 gene encoding alpha-amylase/trypsin inhibitor-like, translating to MACSRVVHLVALVLAVVAAANATTITVVNRCSYTIWPGALPGGGARLDPGQSWQLNMPAGTAGARVWPRTGCTFDGSGRGHCITGDCAGALSCRVSGEQPATLAEYTLGQGGSQDFFDLSVIDGFNTPMSFQPVGGAPCRAATCAVDITRECLPELQVPGGCASACGKFGGDTYCCRGQFEHNCPPTNYSRFFKGKCPDAYSYAKDDQTSTFTCPAGTNYQIVLCPARNDLHMDQ from the coding sequence ATGGCGTGCTCTCGCGTCGTCCACCTCGTCGCCCTCGTCCTTGCCGTCGTCGCCGCGGCCAACGCGACCACCATAACCGTGGTGAACCGGTGCTCGTACACGATATGGCCGGGCGCGCTCCCAGGCGGCGGCGCGCGCCTCGACCCGGGCCAGTCGTGGCAGCTCAACATGCCCGCAGGCACCGCGGGCGCGAGGGTGTGGCCGCGCACAGGGTGCACCTTCGACGGCAGCGGCCGCGGCCACTGCATCACCGGAGACTGCGCGGGTGCGCTCTCCTGCCGCGTGTCCGGCGAGCAGCCCGCCACGCTAGCCGAGTACACGCTGGGGCAGGGCGGGAGCCAGGACTTCTTCGACCTGTCGGTCATCGACGGCTTCAATACGCCCATGAGCTTCCAGCCCGTCGGCGGCGCGCCGTGCCGTGCGGCGACCTGCGCCGTGGACATCACCAGAGAGTGCCTGCCGGAGCTGCAGGTGCCCGGAGGGTGCGCGAGCGCGTGCGGCAAGTTCGGCGGCGACACCTACTGCTGCCGGGGCCAGTTCGAGCACAACTGCCCGCCGACCAACTACTCGAGGTTCTTCAAGGGCAAGTGCCCCGACGCCTACAGCTACGCCAAGGACGACCAGACCAGCACCTTCACGTGCCCAGCCGGAACCAACTACCAGATCGTCCTGTGCCCCGCCCGAAATGATTTGCACATGGATCAGTAA